Proteins found in one Orcinus orca chromosome 11, mOrcOrc1.1, whole genome shotgun sequence genomic segment:
- the LOC101289490 gene encoding LOW QUALITY PROTEIN: nucleolar protein 56-like (The sequence of the model RefSeq protein was modified relative to this genomic sequence to represent the inferred CDS: substituted 1 base at 1 genomic stop codon): MEGKDGECRITEKIEGSIREIGSNWGQMSQGERPAAAGVAEKPGKVSLETAGLAARRSLAAQQEALKERVAVIQWAQHRDQLSRALKTRGNTPKYELIFHSTFIGRAAAQNRGRISRYLANTCSIASRIDCFSEVPTSVFGEKLREQVEERLSYETGEIPRKNLDVVKEAIVRAEEAAAEITRKLEKQXKKRLKKEKKRLAAIALASSENSSRTPEECEETSARPKKKQKQKPQEAPQENGMEGPSVSSKPKKKKSFSEEKLVSSDREETAGSGSLPKRKKSFPKEQPDSDPEESGNKRVPKKKRKCSSKEEPLSSGPEEAAASKSNSSKKKKNLRKLSQENENRHFPSRA; this comes from the exons ATggaagggaaggatggagagTGCCGAATCACGGAGAAGATAGAAGGATCGATCAGAGAGATAGGAAGCAACTGGGGACAGATGAGTCAAGGAGAAAGGCCAGCGGCGGCAGGTGTAGCAGAGAAGCCAGGGAAAGTATCCCTGGAAACGGCTGGTTTAGCAGCCAGGAGGTCACTAGCAGCTCAGCAAGAGGCGCTTAAGGAGCGTGTTGCCG TGATTCAATGGGCCCAGCACAGGGACCAACTTTCCAGAGCCCTGAAGACAAGGGGTAACACCCCAAAATACGAACTCATTTTCCACTCTACCTTCATTGGCCGAGCGGCTGCCCAGAACAGAGGCCGCATCTCCCGATACCTGGCAAACACATGCAGTATTGCCTCACGAATCGATTGCTTCTCTGAGGTACCTACCAGTGTATTTGGGGAGAAGCTTCGAGAACAAGTTGAGGAGCGGCTGTCCTATGAGACTGGAGAGATTCCACGAAAGAATCTGGATGTCGTGAAGGAGGCAATCGTTCGGGCAGAGGAAGCAGCTGCTGAGATTACTAGGAAGCTGGAGAAACAGTAGAAGAAACgcttgaagaaggaaaagaaaaggctggCTGCGATTGCCCTGGCGTCTTCAGAAAACAGCAGTAGGACCCCGGAGGAATGTGAGGAGACAAGTGCAAGACccaaaaagaagcaaaagcaaaagccccaggaggctcctcaggagaatggaatggaaggCCCATCCGTCTCCTCCAAAcccaaaaagaagaaatctttttCCGAGGAGAAGCTGGTTAGTAGTGATCGTGAAGAGACAGCTGGCAGTGGAAGTCTTCCCAAGAGGAAGAAATCTTTCCCCAAAGAGCAACCAGATAGTGACCCTGAAGAGTCAGGAAACAAGAGGGTccccaagaaaaagaggaaatgctCTTCCAAGGAGGAGCCTCTCAGCAGTGGACCTGAAGAGGCTGCTGCCAGCAAGAGCAACagctccaagaaaaagaaaaacctccgAAAGCTATCGCAGGAAAATGAGAATAGACATTTCCCTAGTAGGGCATAA
- the CALCOCO1 gene encoding calcium-binding and coiled-coil domain-containing protein 1 isoform X2: protein MEESSLSRAPSRGGVNFLNVARTYIPNTKVECHYTLPPGTVPSASDWIGIFKVEAACVRDYHTFVWSSVPESVTDGSPIHASVQFQASYLPKPGAQLYQFRYVNRQGRVCGQSPPFQFREPRPMDELVTLEETDGGSDILLVVPKATVLQNQLDESQQERNDLMQLKLQLEGQVTELRSRVQELETALASARQEHVALEEQYKGLSRSHGELTEERDILSRQQGDHVARILELEDDIQTISEKVLTKEVELDRVRDTVKALTREQEKLLGQLKEVQADKEQSEAELQVAQQENCRLNLELQEARGRQEEQSAQAQRLKDKMAQMKDTLGQAQQRVAEKDKILKLSAEILRLEKAVQEEKTQNQVFKTELAQEKDSSLVQLSESRRELVELRSALRVLQKEKEQLQEEKQELLEYMRKLEARLEKVADEKWNEDLATEDEEAAAGLRCPVALTDSEDESPEDMRLPPYSLCERGDLGSSPATGPREASPLVVISQPAPIAPHLSGPAEGSSSDSEAEDEKSVLMAAVQSGGEEANLLLPELGNAFYDMASGFAAGPLSEASTGGPTTPPWKECPICKERFPAESDKDALEDHVDGHFFFSTQDPFTFE from the exons ATGGAAGAATCATCGCTAAGCCGGGCACCATCCCGGGGTGGAGTCAACTTTCTGAATGTGGCCCGGACCTACATTCCCAACACCAAGGTGGAGTGTCACTACACGCTCCCCCCAGGCACTGTGCCCAGTGCCAGCGACTGGATTGGCATCTTCAAG GTGGAGGCTGCCTGTGTCCGGGATTACCACACGTTTGTGTGGTCTTCGGTGCCTGAAAGTGTAACTGATGGTTCCCCCATCCATGCCAGTGTCCAGTTCCAAG CCAGCTACCTGCCCAAACCCGGAGCCCAGCTCTACCAGTTCCGGTACGTGAACCGCCAGGGCCGGGTGTGTGGGCAGAGCCCCCCTTTCCAGTTCCGAGAGCCACGGCCCATGGATGAACTGGTGACCCTGGAGGAGACTGACGGCGGCTCTGACATCCTGCTGGTTGTTCCCAAGGCAACTGTGCTGCAG AACCAGCTGGATGAGAGCCAGCAAGAGAGGAATGACCTGATGCAGCTGAAGCTGCAGCTGGAGGGGCAGGTGACAGAGCTGAGGAGCCGAGTACAGGAGCTCGAGACGGCTCTGGCGTCCGCCAGGCAGGAGCACGTGGCACTGGAGGAGCAGTACAAG GGGCTTTCCCGGTCCCACGGGGAGCTCACGGAAGAGAGGGACATCCTGAGCCGGCAACAGGGAGACCACGTGGCCCGCATCCTGGAGCTGGAAGATGACATCCAGACTATCAGTGAGAAGGTGCTGACGAAAGAGGTGGAGCTGGACAG GGTTAGAGACACGGTGAAGGCCCTGACTCGGGAACAAGAGAAGCTCCTCGGGCAGCTGAAGGAAGTGCAGGCAGACAAGGAGCAAAGCGAG GCTGAGCTCCAGGTGGCACAGCAGGAGAACTGTCGCTTGAATTTGGAGCTGCAGGAGGCCAGGGGCCGGCAGGAGGAGCAGAGTGCTCAGGCCCAGCGACTGAAGGACAAGATGGCCCAGATGAAGGACACCCTCGGCCAGGCCCAGCAGCGGGTG GCCGAGAAGGACAAGATCCTAAAGCTGAGTGCAGAGATACTTCGACTGGAAAAGGCAGTACAGGAGGAGAAGACCCAGAACCAAGTGTTCAAGACTGAACTGGCCCAGGAAAAGGACTCTAGCCTG GTGCAGTTGTCAGAGAGTAGGCGGGAGCTGGTGGAGCTGCGGTCAGCCCTGCGCGTGCTCCAGAAGGAAAAGGAGCAGCTCCAGGAGGAGAAGCAG gaACTGCTAGAGTACATGAGAAAGCTGGAGGCCCGCCTGGAGAAGGTGGCAGACGAGAAGTGGAATGAGGACCTTGCCACAGAGGACGAGGAGGCCGCTGCGGGGCTGC GCTGCCCAGTGGCTCTGACAGACTCAGAGGATGAGTCTCCAGAAGACATGAGGCTCCCGCCCTACAGTCTGTGTGAGCGTGGAGACCTGGGCTCCTCCCCTGCCACAGGGCCACGAGAGGCTTCTCCCCTAGTCGTCATCAGCCAGCCAGCTCCCATCGCTCCCCACCTCTCAGGACCAGCTGAGGGCAGTAGCTCTGACTCT GAGGCTGAAGATGAGAAGTCAGTCCTGATGGCAGCTGTGCAGAGTGGTGGTGAGGAGGCCAACCTGCTACTTCCGGAACTGGGCAATGCCTTCTATGACATGGCCAG TGGCTTTGCGGCGGGTCCCTTGTCAGAGGCCAGCACTGGGGGCCCTACCACCCCCCCATGGAAGGAGTGTCCTATTTGTAAGGAACGCTTCCCAGCCGAGAGTGATAAGGATGCCCTGGAGGACCACGTGGATGGACACTTCTTTTTCAGCACCCAGGACCCCTTCACCTTTGAATGA
- the CALCOCO1 gene encoding calcium-binding and coiled-coil domain-containing protein 1 isoform X1: MEESSLSRAPSRGGVNFLNVARTYIPNTKVECHYTLPPGTVPSASDWIGIFKVEAACVRDYHTFVWSSVPESVTDGSPIHASVQFQASYLPKPGAQLYQFRYVNRQGRVCGQSPPFQFREPRPMDELVTLEETDGGSDILLVVPKATVLQNQLDESQQERNDLMQLKLQLEGQVTELRSRVQELETALASARQEHVALEEQYKGLSRSHGELTEERDILSRQQGDHVARILELEDDIQTISEKVLTKEVELDRVRDTVKALTREQEKLLGQLKEVQADKEQSEAELQVAQQENCRLNLELQEARGRQEEQSAQAQRLKDKMAQMKDTLGQAQQRVAELEPLKEQLRGAQELAASSQQKAALLGEELASAAGARDRTIAELHRSRLEVAGVNGRLAELSLHLKEEKSQWSKERAGLLQSVEAEKDKILKLSAEILRLEKAVQEEKTQNQVFKTELAQEKDSSLVQLSESRRELVELRSALRVLQKEKEQLQEEKQELLEYMRKLEARLEKVADEKWNEDLATEDEEAAAGLRCPVALTDSEDESPEDMRLPPYSLCERGDLGSSPATGPREASPLVVISQPAPIAPHLSGPAEGSSSDSEAEDEKSVLMAAVQSGGEEANLLLPELGNAFYDMASGFAAGPLSEASTGGPTTPPWKECPICKERFPAESDKDALEDHVDGHFFFSTQDPFTFE, translated from the exons ATGGAAGAATCATCGCTAAGCCGGGCACCATCCCGGGGTGGAGTCAACTTTCTGAATGTGGCCCGGACCTACATTCCCAACACCAAGGTGGAGTGTCACTACACGCTCCCCCCAGGCACTGTGCCCAGTGCCAGCGACTGGATTGGCATCTTCAAG GTGGAGGCTGCCTGTGTCCGGGATTACCACACGTTTGTGTGGTCTTCGGTGCCTGAAAGTGTAACTGATGGTTCCCCCATCCATGCCAGTGTCCAGTTCCAAG CCAGCTACCTGCCCAAACCCGGAGCCCAGCTCTACCAGTTCCGGTACGTGAACCGCCAGGGCCGGGTGTGTGGGCAGAGCCCCCCTTTCCAGTTCCGAGAGCCACGGCCCATGGATGAACTGGTGACCCTGGAGGAGACTGACGGCGGCTCTGACATCCTGCTGGTTGTTCCCAAGGCAACTGTGCTGCAG AACCAGCTGGATGAGAGCCAGCAAGAGAGGAATGACCTGATGCAGCTGAAGCTGCAGCTGGAGGGGCAGGTGACAGAGCTGAGGAGCCGAGTACAGGAGCTCGAGACGGCTCTGGCGTCCGCCAGGCAGGAGCACGTGGCACTGGAGGAGCAGTACAAG GGGCTTTCCCGGTCCCACGGGGAGCTCACGGAAGAGAGGGACATCCTGAGCCGGCAACAGGGAGACCACGTGGCCCGCATCCTGGAGCTGGAAGATGACATCCAGACTATCAGTGAGAAGGTGCTGACGAAAGAGGTGGAGCTGGACAG GGTTAGAGACACGGTGAAGGCCCTGACTCGGGAACAAGAGAAGCTCCTCGGGCAGCTGAAGGAAGTGCAGGCAGACAAGGAGCAAAGCGAG GCTGAGCTCCAGGTGGCACAGCAGGAGAACTGTCGCTTGAATTTGGAGCTGCAGGAGGCCAGGGGCCGGCAGGAGGAGCAGAGTGCTCAGGCCCAGCGACTGAAGGACAAGATGGCCCAGATGAAGGACACCCTCGGCCAGGCCCAGCAGCGGGTG GCTGAGCTGGAGCCCCTGAAGGAGCAGCTTCGAGGGGCCCAGGAGCTTGCAGCCTCGAGCCAGCAGAAAGCCGCCCTTCTTGGGGAGGAGCTGGCCAGCGCAGCGGGAGCCAGGGACCGCACCATAGCCGAGCTGCACCGCAGCCGCCTGGAAGTGGCTGGAGTCAACGGCAGGCTGGCTGAGCTCAGTCTGCacttgaaggaggaaaaaagccAGTGGAGCAAGGAGCGGGCGGGGCTGCTGCAGAGCGTGGAG GCCGAGAAGGACAAGATCCTAAAGCTGAGTGCAGAGATACTTCGACTGGAAAAGGCAGTACAGGAGGAGAAGACCCAGAACCAAGTGTTCAAGACTGAACTGGCCCAGGAAAAGGACTCTAGCCTG GTGCAGTTGTCAGAGAGTAGGCGGGAGCTGGTGGAGCTGCGGTCAGCCCTGCGCGTGCTCCAGAAGGAAAAGGAGCAGCTCCAGGAGGAGAAGCAG gaACTGCTAGAGTACATGAGAAAGCTGGAGGCCCGCCTGGAGAAGGTGGCAGACGAGAAGTGGAATGAGGACCTTGCCACAGAGGACGAGGAGGCCGCTGCGGGGCTGC GCTGCCCAGTGGCTCTGACAGACTCAGAGGATGAGTCTCCAGAAGACATGAGGCTCCCGCCCTACAGTCTGTGTGAGCGTGGAGACCTGGGCTCCTCCCCTGCCACAGGGCCACGAGAGGCTTCTCCCCTAGTCGTCATCAGCCAGCCAGCTCCCATCGCTCCCCACCTCTCAGGACCAGCTGAGGGCAGTAGCTCTGACTCT GAGGCTGAAGATGAGAAGTCAGTCCTGATGGCAGCTGTGCAGAGTGGTGGTGAGGAGGCCAACCTGCTACTTCCGGAACTGGGCAATGCCTTCTATGACATGGCCAG TGGCTTTGCGGCGGGTCCCTTGTCAGAGGCCAGCACTGGGGGCCCTACCACCCCCCCATGGAAGGAGTGTCCTATTTGTAAGGAACGCTTCCCAGCCGAGAGTGATAAGGATGCCCTGGAGGACCACGTGGATGGACACTTCTTTTTCAGCACCCAGGACCCCTTCACCTTTGAATGA
- the CALCOCO1 gene encoding calcium-binding and coiled-coil domain-containing protein 1 isoform X3 yields the protein MDELVTLEETDGGSDILLVVPKATVLQNQLDESQQERNDLMQLKLQLEGQVTELRSRVQELETALASARQEHVALEEQYKGLSRSHGELTEERDILSRQQGDHVARILELEDDIQTISEKVLTKEVELDRVRDTVKALTREQEKLLGQLKEVQADKEQSEAELQVAQQENCRLNLELQEARGRQEEQSAQAQRLKDKMAQMKDTLGQAQQRVAELEPLKEQLRGAQELAASSQQKAALLGEELASAAGARDRTIAELHRSRLEVAGVNGRLAELSLHLKEEKSQWSKERAGLLQSVEAEKDKILKLSAEILRLEKAVQEEKTQNQVFKTELAQEKDSSLVQLSESRRELVELRSALRVLQKEKEQLQEEKQELLEYMRKLEARLEKVADEKWNEDLATEDEEAAAGLRCPVALTDSEDESPEDMRLPPYSLCERGDLGSSPATGPREASPLVVISQPAPIAPHLSGPAEGSSSDSEAEDEKSVLMAAVQSGGEEANLLLPELGNAFYDMASGFAAGPLSEASTGGPTTPPWKECPICKERFPAESDKDALEDHVDGHFFFSTQDPFTFE from the exons ATGGATGAACTGGTGACCCTGGAGGAGACTGACGGCGGCTCTGACATCCTGCTGGTTGTTCCCAAGGCAACTGTGCTGCAG AACCAGCTGGATGAGAGCCAGCAAGAGAGGAATGACCTGATGCAGCTGAAGCTGCAGCTGGAGGGGCAGGTGACAGAGCTGAGGAGCCGAGTACAGGAGCTCGAGACGGCTCTGGCGTCCGCCAGGCAGGAGCACGTGGCACTGGAGGAGCAGTACAAG GGGCTTTCCCGGTCCCACGGGGAGCTCACGGAAGAGAGGGACATCCTGAGCCGGCAACAGGGAGACCACGTGGCCCGCATCCTGGAGCTGGAAGATGACATCCAGACTATCAGTGAGAAGGTGCTGACGAAAGAGGTGGAGCTGGACAG GGTTAGAGACACGGTGAAGGCCCTGACTCGGGAACAAGAGAAGCTCCTCGGGCAGCTGAAGGAAGTGCAGGCAGACAAGGAGCAAAGCGAG GCTGAGCTCCAGGTGGCACAGCAGGAGAACTGTCGCTTGAATTTGGAGCTGCAGGAGGCCAGGGGCCGGCAGGAGGAGCAGAGTGCTCAGGCCCAGCGACTGAAGGACAAGATGGCCCAGATGAAGGACACCCTCGGCCAGGCCCAGCAGCGGGTG GCTGAGCTGGAGCCCCTGAAGGAGCAGCTTCGAGGGGCCCAGGAGCTTGCAGCCTCGAGCCAGCAGAAAGCCGCCCTTCTTGGGGAGGAGCTGGCCAGCGCAGCGGGAGCCAGGGACCGCACCATAGCCGAGCTGCACCGCAGCCGCCTGGAAGTGGCTGGAGTCAACGGCAGGCTGGCTGAGCTCAGTCTGCacttgaaggaggaaaaaagccAGTGGAGCAAGGAGCGGGCGGGGCTGCTGCAGAGCGTGGAG GCCGAGAAGGACAAGATCCTAAAGCTGAGTGCAGAGATACTTCGACTGGAAAAGGCAGTACAGGAGGAGAAGACCCAGAACCAAGTGTTCAAGACTGAACTGGCCCAGGAAAAGGACTCTAGCCTG GTGCAGTTGTCAGAGAGTAGGCGGGAGCTGGTGGAGCTGCGGTCAGCCCTGCGCGTGCTCCAGAAGGAAAAGGAGCAGCTCCAGGAGGAGAAGCAG gaACTGCTAGAGTACATGAGAAAGCTGGAGGCCCGCCTGGAGAAGGTGGCAGACGAGAAGTGGAATGAGGACCTTGCCACAGAGGACGAGGAGGCCGCTGCGGGGCTGC GCTGCCCAGTGGCTCTGACAGACTCAGAGGATGAGTCTCCAGAAGACATGAGGCTCCCGCCCTACAGTCTGTGTGAGCGTGGAGACCTGGGCTCCTCCCCTGCCACAGGGCCACGAGAGGCTTCTCCCCTAGTCGTCATCAGCCAGCCAGCTCCCATCGCTCCCCACCTCTCAGGACCAGCTGAGGGCAGTAGCTCTGACTCT GAGGCTGAAGATGAGAAGTCAGTCCTGATGGCAGCTGTGCAGAGTGGTGGTGAGGAGGCCAACCTGCTACTTCCGGAACTGGGCAATGCCTTCTATGACATGGCCAG TGGCTTTGCGGCGGGTCCCTTGTCAGAGGCCAGCACTGGGGGCCCTACCACCCCCCCATGGAAGGAGTGTCCTATTTGTAAGGAACGCTTCCCAGCCGAGAGTGATAAGGATGCCCTGGAGGACCACGTGGATGGACACTTCTTTTTCAGCACCCAGGACCCCTTCACCTTTGAATGA